One genomic window of Salvia miltiorrhiza cultivar Shanhuang (shh) chromosome 4, IMPLAD_Smil_shh, whole genome shotgun sequence includes the following:
- the LOC131019893 gene encoding probable apyrase 7 isoform X2 has protein sequence MIGNGSGNLPILLRSYPENVNQSNGCQYHCFQTEPGLHNFVSDTIGVRASLEPLIRYAENWVSLERRGATPLFVLATAAMRRLGAEAAGRVLGDVENVVKEHGFLHRSGWIRVLSGKEEAYYGWVALNYKLGVFGRSSRLPTLGLLDLGGSSLQVVAEGGVPVGEEYAIRSKIGAIAHDLAAYSLPAFGLNEAFDRTIVMLSHTEALREGGGGGLFEVRHPCLGSGFVQNYTCRGCFGVDSRASRYLQDKGLNSVLLVGEPDWKRCETVARAAAINSSSLEWSDELDQSKCQGLFSYGEGTVKLNLTKTLHSISRYHALSGFFAVHNALNLSRSSNLTMMLETGQRLCSGLWSGRNNTNAQNCFRVPYLTSLLTNALCLSGVEIIFGPGDVSWTLGASLVEGDFLWHRVEKSRDGMFTLKDTVTRPSTILVFVLLSSLLVIVYCCQIKLPMPARKNVGSRTSLPSYLCPKRQPN, from the exons ATGATTGGAAATGGGAGTGGGAATTTACCTATTTTATTGCGTAGTTATCCAGAAAATGTGAATCAGAGCAATGGCTGCCAGTATCACTGCTTTCAAACTGAGCCTGGCTTGCATAATTTTGTTAGTGATACAATTGGGGTTAGGGCTTCTTTGGAGCCCTTGATCAGATATGCAGAAAATTGGGTGTCTTTGGAGAGGCGTGGAGCAACGCCTCTATTCGTTTTGGCTACTGCAGCAATGAGGAGGTTGGGGGCTGAGGCTGCAGGCCGAGTTCTAGGTGATGTCGAGAATGTAGTGAAAGAGCATGGCTTTCTGCATAGGAGCGGCTGGATCAGGGTGTTGAGTGGGAAGGAAGAAGCCTATTATGGTTGGGTTGCTTTGAACTACAAGTTGGGGGTGTTTGGGCGTTCGTCAAGGCTGCCAACGTTGGGGCTTCTTGATTTAGGAGGCTCGTCATTGCAGGTGGTGGCTGAGGGAGGCGTTCCAGTGGGAGAAGAGTATGCTATTAGATCAAAGATTGGGGCAATTGCGCATGATCTTGCAGCTTATTCGTTACCAGCTTTTGGTCTGAATGAAGCTTTTGATAGGACTATTGTTATGCTAAGTCACACTGAGGCCCTCAGagaaggtggtggtggtggcttGTTTGAGGTCAGACATCCATGTCTAGGCTCTGGTTTTGTCCAGAATTACACATGCCGCGGCTGCTTTGGTGTCGATTCTAGAGCCTCGAGATATTTGCAAGATAAAGGGCTGAACTCTGTGCTCCTTGTTGGAGAACCAGATTGGAAGAGGTGTGAAACAGTTGCAAGGGCAGCTGCTATCAATTCAAGCAGTTTGGAGTGGTCAGACGAGCTTGATCAATCAAAATGCCAAGGCTTGTTTTCTTATGGAGAGG GCACCGTAAAGCTTAACCTAACCAAAACATTGCACTCCATCTCAAGATATCACGCACTGTCAGGGTTCTTCGCTGTCCACAACGCCTTAAACTTGAGCCGGAGTTCGAACCTAACCATGATGTTGGAGACAGGGCAAAGGTTATGCTCCGGATTATGGTCTGGTCGGAACAACACCAACGCGCAGAACTGCTTTCGAGTTCCTTACTTGACATCACTCCTCACAAACGCCCTTTGCCTGAGCGGTGTAGAGATCATATTTGGACCCGGGGATGTTTCTTGGACACTAGGCGCTTCGCTCGTCGAGGGGGATTTCCTGTGGCATCGAGTAGAGAAGTCGAGAGATGGCATGTTCACGCTGAAAGACACGGTAACGAGACCTTCCACGATACTCGTGTTTGTTTTGCTGTCATCGCTTCTGGTTATTGTTTACTGCTGTCAAATTAAGCTGCCTATGCCAGCAAGGAAGAATGTTGGTTCTAGAACATCATTGCCCTCGTATTTGTGTCCTAAACGACAGCCTAATTGA
- the LOC131019893 gene encoding probable apyrase 7 isoform X1 — MKPKSPSKSKIQIAGFSNSNYPRLRKLVAISLSVILILGLVSIYSIFKHRVSMSEKTSSFFTVVLDCGSTGSRVNVFEWMIGNGSGNLPILLRSYPENVNQSNGCQYHCFQTEPGLHNFVSDTIGVRASLEPLIRYAENWVSLERRGATPLFVLATAAMRRLGAEAAGRVLGDVENVVKEHGFLHRSGWIRVLSGKEEAYYGWVALNYKLGVFGRSSRLPTLGLLDLGGSSLQVVAEGGVPVGEEYAIRSKIGAIAHDLAAYSLPAFGLNEAFDRTIVMLSHTEALREGGGGGLFEVRHPCLGSGFVQNYTCRGCFGVDSRASRYLQDKGLNSVLLVGEPDWKRCETVARAAAINSSSLEWSDELDQSKCQGLFSYGEGTVKLNLTKTLHSISRYHALSGFFAVHNALNLSRSSNLTMMLETGQRLCSGLWSGRNNTNAQNCFRVPYLTSLLTNALCLSGVEIIFGPGDVSWTLGASLVEGDFLWHRVEKSRDGMFTLKDTVTRPSTILVFVLLSSLLVIVYCCQIKLPMPARKNVGSRTSLPSYLCPKRQPN; from the exons ATGAAGCCAAAGTCGCCATCGAAATCAAAAATCCAAATCGCGGGGTTTTCCAATTCCAACTATCCCAGATTGCGGAAGCTCGTTGCAATCTCCCTTTCGGTAATACTGATTTTAGGTTTAGTTAGCatatattcaatttttaaaCATCGCGTTTCAATGTCTGAGAAAACGAGCTCATTTTTCACTGTTGTATTGGACTGTGGAAGCACTGGCTCCAGAGTAAATGTGTTTGAATGGATGATTGGAAATGGGAGTGGGAATTTACCTATTTTATTGCGTAGTTATCCAGAAAATGTGAATCAGAGCAATGGCTGCCAGTATCACTGCTTTCAAACTGAGCCTGGCTTGCATAATTTTGTTAGTGATACAATTGGGGTTAGGGCTTCTTTGGAGCCCTTGATCAGATATGCAGAAAATTGGGTGTCTTTGGAGAGGCGTGGAGCAACGCCTCTATTCGTTTTGGCTACTGCAGCAATGAGGAGGTTGGGGGCTGAGGCTGCAGGCCGAGTTCTAGGTGATGTCGAGAATGTAGTGAAAGAGCATGGCTTTCTGCATAGGAGCGGCTGGATCAGGGTGTTGAGTGGGAAGGAAGAAGCCTATTATGGTTGGGTTGCTTTGAACTACAAGTTGGGGGTGTTTGGGCGTTCGTCAAGGCTGCCAACGTTGGGGCTTCTTGATTTAGGAGGCTCGTCATTGCAGGTGGTGGCTGAGGGAGGCGTTCCAGTGGGAGAAGAGTATGCTATTAGATCAAAGATTGGGGCAATTGCGCATGATCTTGCAGCTTATTCGTTACCAGCTTTTGGTCTGAATGAAGCTTTTGATAGGACTATTGTTATGCTAAGTCACACTGAGGCCCTCAGagaaggtggtggtggtggcttGTTTGAGGTCAGACATCCATGTCTAGGCTCTGGTTTTGTCCAGAATTACACATGCCGCGGCTGCTTTGGTGTCGATTCTAGAGCCTCGAGATATTTGCAAGATAAAGGGCTGAACTCTGTGCTCCTTGTTGGAGAACCAGATTGGAAGAGGTGTGAAACAGTTGCAAGGGCAGCTGCTATCAATTCAAGCAGTTTGGAGTGGTCAGACGAGCTTGATCAATCAAAATGCCAAGGCTTGTTTTCTTATGGAGAGG GCACCGTAAAGCTTAACCTAACCAAAACATTGCACTCCATCTCAAGATATCACGCACTGTCAGGGTTCTTCGCTGTCCACAACGCCTTAAACTTGAGCCGGAGTTCGAACCTAACCATGATGTTGGAGACAGGGCAAAGGTTATGCTCCGGATTATGGTCTGGTCGGAACAACACCAACGCGCAGAACTGCTTTCGAGTTCCTTACTTGACATCACTCCTCACAAACGCCCTTTGCCTGAGCGGTGTAGAGATCATATTTGGACCCGGGGATGTTTCTTGGACACTAGGCGCTTCGCTCGTCGAGGGGGATTTCCTGTGGCATCGAGTAGAGAAGTCGAGAGATGGCATGTTCACGCTGAAAGACACGGTAACGAGACCTTCCACGATACTCGTGTTTGTTTTGCTGTCATCGCTTCTGGTTATTGTTTACTGCTGTCAAATTAAGCTGCCTATGCCAGCAAGGAAGAATGTTGGTTCTAGAACATCATTGCCCTCGTATTTGTGTCCTAAACGACAGCCTAATTGA